In Marasmius oreades isolate 03SP1 chromosome 1, whole genome shotgun sequence, one DNA window encodes the following:
- the TIM17 gene encoding translocase of the inner membrane (BUSCO:EOG09265E6R) translates to MAHADHTRDPCPWVILNDFGGAFSMGAVGGGIWYSIKGARNSPRGERFVGAIASMKARAPVTGGNFGVWGGMFSTFDCAVKGVRQKEDAWNAIISGFMTGGCLAARGGPKSAFGSAVACGILLGVFEGVGVLMSRVFSEGQRPQMAPLPAPMPAQAQTSPSIPGLQ, encoded by the exons ATGGCACACGCAGATCACACCAGAGATCCCTG TCCATGGGTCATTCTCAACGATTTCGGTGGTGCGTTCTCAATGGGGGCCGTTGGTGGTGGTATCTGGTACAGCATAAAAGGTGCTCGAAACTCACCTCGG GGTGAACGGTTCGTTGGTGCAATAGCATCAATGAAAGCTCGAGCACCAGTGACAGGCGGAAACTTTGGCGTATGGGGTGGGATGTTTTCGACATTTGACTGTGCTGTGAAAGGAGTTAGACAAAAAGAAGATGCATGGAATGCCATAATATCTGGTTTTATGACTGGAGGGTGTCTTGCGGCACGCG GTGGCCCGAAATCTGCGTTTGGATCAGCGGTGGCTTGCGGGATATTACTGGGAGTGTTCGAGGGTGTCGGTGTTTTGATGAGCAGAGTGTTCAGCGAAGGACAGCGACCACAAATGGCTCCCT TACCAGCCCCCATGCCCGCTCAGGCACAGACATCACCCTCTATCCCCGGATTGCAGTAG